A DNA window from Hevea brasiliensis isolate MT/VB/25A 57/8 unplaced genomic scaffold, ASM3005281v1 Scaf7, whole genome shotgun sequence contains the following coding sequences:
- the LOC110635522 gene encoding uncharacterized protein LOC110635522, whose amino-acid sequence MECNKEEAIRAKEIAEKKMQNGDFVGARRIALKARQLYPDLDNISQLLMVCEVHCSAQNKLNGSEMDWYGVLQIEQFSDESVVRKQFRKLALSLHPDKNKFAGAEAAFKLIGEANRVLTDPTKRSLYDMKCRGSLRSVAPKSATDQSNKNSYAKKQHGAANKFANTPHSQYMSSHTYQQPQQTTFWTHCPSCTVKYQYYREFLNKMLRCQNCQQPFIANDLGTSPGSSWSQFLNDKRVPNQGPSKVAPGNNAGKPSGMSFMPKVGRAADVCGSSKPKESKAENAAGISEGSKPHEKVNGHVDVEAGKGGVPLSKPDATKSKVPGSIASSKRWRKSVAESSENFDKSSNGGTEENIVVEENDGDLSAQNSRPSDSHPSRRSSRQKQHISYKENLSDDDFVAPLPKRSRGGSSSGVDDGGIKASADVGVPRDIPAGFAAAVLNRNNKVVKQKASSSLEERSSNKKSKTGDFEATVDEASMSEKAGTKLENSDENPKIDTSKLNSNEAPKSEIFEYPDPDFSNFEKDRAESSFAVNQIWAIYDSVDGLPRFYARVKKVLTPGFKLQITWLEAISHNKAEQQWHDEDLPVGCGRYENGNTETVDCQMFSHQMHCMNAARRGTYLIYPKKGETWALFKDWDIKWSSEPEKHRPPYQFEFVEVVTDFREDVGIGVAYLGKVKGFVSIYQQVDCNGVLSFCIRPSELYRFSHRIPSFRMTGQEGEGVPAGSFELDTAALPSNLYNLVELGDVKVGKEKLDTEAIGSYSKSPEYKVEPIKRSEKVCTPKNLKSGPEKGTSRHARSPGESTGTCRDDSHIDGGQRAKDEDGNKVASHGKLTQPEGIRTSFQDTERSTTHKKLEKVKFTADAWTPRRSPRDLSKGSTPVNASQSTAEDADKHNSTNKDGRHGQPGATSCQPDNKMHFHVKNGSLVSPTKGQESSDCKVIEVEHYDFKSEKSKDKFQLDQVWALHSDKDGLPRDYAQVKKIESTNGFKLHVAMLEACPLQKDMQTVCGTFKVKNKCILLPVTAFSHQVKAKPIGKNKYEIYPRQGEIWAIYKIWNAELTFSDQDARECDFVEVVEENEGGVKAVVLIPVNGSASFYTAPRRSKRSIIDMPRAEFGRFSHQCLASQVVGKNNSFLKGYWELAPSSIPGSVILVD is encoded by the coding sequence ATGGAATGCAATAAAGAGGAGGCCATTAGAGCAAAAGAAATTgcggaaaagaaaatgcaaaatggggATTTTGTTGGGGCACGCCGGATTGCATTGAAGGCACGGCAACTCTATCCTGACCTTGATAATATTTCTCAATTATTAATGGTTTGTGAGGTTCATTGTTCTGCACAAAACAAACTAAATGGATCAGAAATGGATTGGTATGGAGTTCTCCAGATTGAGCAGTTTTCAGATGAGTCTGTTGTCAGGAAGCAATTCAGAAAGCTTGCTCTCTCTCTTCATCCAGACAAGAATAAGTTTGCAGGTGCAGAGGCTGCTTTCAAGCTGATTGGTGAAGCAAATAGGGTGCTTACAGACCCAACCAAACGTTCGTTGTATGACATGAAGTGCAGAGGTTCACTGAGATCTGTTGCACCAAAGTCAGCAACTGATCAGTCAAATAAAAACTCTTATGCCAAGAAGCAGCATGGTGCTGCAAACAAGTTTGCTAATACGCCTCATTCGCAGTACATGAGTTCACATACTTATCAGCAGCCACAACAGACAACATTCTGGACACACTGTCCCTCTTGCACCGTGAAGTACCAATACTACAGAGAATTTCTAAATAAAATGTTACGGTGTCAAAATTGTCAGCAGCCTTTTATTGCTAATGATTTGGGTACGTCACCTGGATCTTCCTGGAGTCAGTTCCTCAATGATAAAAGAGTTCCAAATCAAGGTCCTTCTAAAGTTGCACCAGGAAATAATGCAGGGAAGCCATCTGGTATGAGCTTTATGCCTAAGGTAGGAAGAGCTGCAGATGTTTGTGGGAGTTCTAAACCCAAAGAGTCAAAGGCAGAAAATGCTGCTGGAATCAGTGAGGGTTCTAAACCACATGAGAAAGTGAATGGGCATGTGGATGTGGAAGCTGGGAAAGGAGGCGTGCCATTGTCGAAGCCAGATGCAACAAAATCTAAGGTGCCAGGAAGTATTGCAAGTAGCAAGAGATGGAGGAAGTCAGTAGCGGAATCCAGTGAGAATTTTGACAAAAGCAGCAATGGTGGCACTGAAGAAAACATCGTTGTTGAGGAAAATGATGGTGATCTTTCTGCACAGAATTCTAGACCCAGTGACAGCCATCCATCTaggagatcttcaaggcaaaagcAGCACATTTCTTACAAGGAAAATTTGAGCGATGATGATTTTGTTGCCCCTCTTCCAAAAAGATCTAGGGGTGGCAGTTCATCTGGTGTGGATGATGGGGGGATAAAAGCAAGTGCAGATGTTGGAGTACCAAGAGATATTCCAGCTGGTTTTGCTGCTGCTGTGTTGAATAGAAACAACAAAGTGGTCAAACAAAAAGCAAGTTCCAGTCTCGAAGAAAGATCATCGAACAAGAAAAGCAAAACTGGAGATTTTGAGGCTACCGTAGATGAAGCGTCCATGTCAGAGAAGGCTGGTACAAAGTTGGAGAACAGTGATGAAAACCCCAAAATTGACACATCAAAGTTAAATTCAAATGAAGCACCAAAATCAGAGATCTTTGAATATCCTGATCCAGATTTCAGTAACTTTGAGAAAGATAGGGCAGAGAGCTCTTTTGCTGTTAATCAAATATGGGCTATTTATGACTCAGTTGATGGCCTGCCCAGATTTTATGCTCGGGTAAAGAAAGTGCTCACACCTGGGTTCAAGCTGCAGATAACTTGGCTAGAGGCAATCTCACATAACAAAGCTGAGCAACAATGGCATGATGAGGATTTGCCTGTTGGTTGTGGTAGGTATGAAAATGGAAACACTGAAACTGTAGATTGTCAAATGTTCTCTCACCAAATGCATTGCATGAATGCTGCCCGCAGAGGCACTTACTTGATATATCCTAAGAAGGGAGAAACATGGGCGCTCTTTAAGGATTGGGACATTAAATGGAGTTCTGAACCAGAAAAGCATAGGCCACCGTACCAATTTGAATTTGTGGAAGTTGTGACGGATTTTAGGGAGGATGTTGGCATTGGGGTTGCTTATTTGGGTAAAGTGAAGGGATTTGTTAGTATTTATCAGCAAGTTGACTGTAATGGTGTTCTATCATTTTGCATACGACCAAGTGAACTGTATAGATTTTCCCACCGAATTCCTTCATTCAGAATGACTGGTCAGGAAGGAGAAGGTGTCCCTGCAGGGTCTTTTGAACTTGATACTGCTGCACTGCCTAGTAATCTTTACAACCTCGTTGAACTTGGTGATGTGAAGGTTGGAAAGGAGAAGCTGGATACTGAAGCAATTGGTTCATATTCAAAGTCTCCTGAATATAAAGTGGAACCTATAAAGCGCTCTGAGAAGGTTTGCACTCCTAAGAATCTCAAGAGTGGTCCTGAAAAAGGAACTTCAAGACATGCAAGATCTCCAGGAGAATCAACTGGGACATGTAGGGATGACAGTCATATTGATGGAGGTCAACGGGCAAAAGATGAGGATGGTAACAAAGTTGCTAGTCATGGCAAGCTAACTCAACCTGAAGGAATCCGTACTTCTTTTCAGGATACTGAGAGGAGCACAACCCATAAGAAATTGGAGAAGGTAAAATTTACAGCAGATGCCTGGACACCTAGAAGATCTCCTAGAGATTTAAGCAAGGGAAGTACTCCAGTAAATGCAAGTCAGTCTACAGCAGAAGACGCTGACAAGCATAATTCAACAAACAAAGATGGAAGACACGGGCAACCAGGTGCTACCTCATGTCAGCCTGATAATAAAATGCATTTCCATGTGAAGAATGGAAGTTTAGTCAGTCCCACGAAAGGTCAGGAGTCTTCAGATTGTAAGGTTATAGAAGTAGAGCACTATGATTTCAAGAGCGAAAAGTCCAAGGATAAATTTCAACTGGACCAGGTATGGGCACTGCACAGCGATAAGGATGGTTTACCCAGGGATTATGCTCAGGTTAAGAAGATTGAATCCACTAATGGGTTCAAATTGCATGTGGCAATGCTTGAAGCCTGCCCACTCCAAAAAGACATGCAGACTGTTTGCGGGACAtttaaagttaaaaataaatgCATACTGCTTCCTGTCACTGCATTTTCTCATCAGGTGAAAGCGAAGCCAATTGGGAAGAACAAATACGAAATTTACCCTAGACAAGGGGAGATTTGGGCAATATATAAGATCTGGAATGCTGAATTAACGTTTTCAGACCAGGATGCAAGGGAATGCGACTTTGTTGAAGTGGTAGAAGAAAATGAGGGGGGTGTGAAAGCTGTAGTTTTGATACCCGTTAATGGATCTGCATCATTTTACACGGCACCAAGAAGATCAAAACGCAGTATAATTGACATGCCACGGGCTGAGTTTGGTAGATTTTCTCATCAGTGTTTAGCTTCCCAGGTTGTGGGAAAGAACAATAGTTTCCTGAAAGGCTATTGGGAGCTTGCTCCTTCATCAATTCCTGGTTCTGTAATTTTGGTAGATTAA